The window TCGCTGTACGGGGTGCCGACGATGTTCATCGCCGAGCTGGCGCTGCCGAGCTTCAAGGAGTTCGACCTCTCGACGCTGCGCACGGGGATCATGGCCGGCTCACCGTGCCCGGTCGAAGTCATGAAGCGCGTGCAGAGCGAGATGCACATGCCCGAAGTGACGATCTGCTACGGCATGACCGAGACCTCGCCGGTCTCGACGCAGACGATGACCGACGACCCGCTCGAGAAGCGCACGGCGACGGTCGGCCGCGTCCACCCGCACATCGAGGTGAAGATCGTCGACGCCGAAGGACGCATCCTCGAGCGCAACGTCCCCGGCGAGCTGTGCACGCGCGGCTACAGCGTGATGCTCGGCTACTGGGAGAACCCCGAGGCGACCGCCGGCGCGATCGATTCCGCACGCTACATGCACACCGGCGACATTGCGACGATGGACGACGACGGCTACGTCAACATCAGCGGCCGGATCAAGGACATGGTGATCCGCGGCGGCGAGAACGTCTACCCGCGCGAGATCGAAGAGTTCTTGTACACGCACCCCGCGATCAAGGACGTGCAGGTGATCGGCGTCCCCGACGAGCGCTACGGCGAGGAACTGTGCGCCTGGGTCGTGCTGAACGACGGCGCACGGCTCACCGCCGACGACGTGCGCGAGTTCTGCAAGGGCCAGATCGCCCACTACAAGATCCCGCGCTACGTCATGTTCGTCGACGGCTGGCCGATGACGGTCAGCGGCAAGGTTCAGAAGTACAAGATGCGCGAGGAGTCAATCGCGAAGCTCGGCCTCGAGAACGCGGCCAACATCGTCACCGCGTAGCGCCGGCCGGCGTCAGCCGTTTCCGGCCTCGCTTCCGCCGCCGCCGCTGGCGCTCGCTTTGCGCCGGCCGCGGCGCGGCTTGGCGACCTTCGCCGTCACCGACTCGACGACGGCCGCGCCGCTCTCGAGCAGCTGTCCGGCTTGTTCGAGGACCGTCCCGGCTTTGCGCGCCCCGCGCGTCGCCGTCTTCACGGTCTGCGCGGCAGTTTTCGCGATCCCGCCCGCGGCTTTGCGCGCTCGGCCGGCGGCCTTCGTCGTCGCGCCGGCGGCCTTTTCCACGCCCTCGGTCGCGTACGAGACGGGGCTCTTCTTCCGCGAGGTGCTCTTGCGCGCGGTACTCTTCTTCGCGCCGCCCCGCTTCGCGCCGCCCTTCTTTGCACGGCCCTTCTTCTCGCCGCCCCGCTTTGCGCCGCCCTTCTTCGCGCCGCCCTTCTTCGATGAGCCCTTTTTCGCGCCGCCTCGCGTTGCGCCGCCCTTTTTCGCCGCACCCTTGCGCGACCCCGCGGCCTTCTTGCGGCCGCCTTTTGCTGCTGCCATAACGACGAATCCCTTCCGCTCGAAGCGATGGAACGTTGGTCGTACACTTCCCATCGTGCGGCGCAAGCAAACGAAAAGCCCGCCGCAACCTGGGTCGCGGCGGGCCTTCCTATGGCGCCACGCGTTCGACGCGTGAGCCTCGGCGTTACGCCGAAGCCTTTAGTGCGGCTTTCTCCGCACCCCGCTGATCGTTCCGGACGTGGTGGTCACGGTGACGTTCACGCCGACCGAGCCGCCGTGGTTGTCGCTTACGACGATGGTGCACGACCCCGCGGCGACCGCGGTGACCGTGAACGTCGCGCTGGGTCCGGTCCCGGATGCGGGAGAGAACGTCGCGATCCCGCCGCAGTTGCCGCTGCTGGCGTTGAGCGGACCGGTGTAGT is drawn from Candidatus Eremiobacterota bacterium and contains these coding sequences:
- a CDS encoding AMP-binding protein yields the protein REVVIVGESAPLAGEISWDEYAERGGRCTDETLAERKARCQFDEPINIQYTSGTTGFPKGATLSHHNILNNGFFIGEGCRYTERDRVCIPVPFYHCFGMVLGNLACTTHGAAIVIPNWTFDPQLTLEAVAKEKCTSLYGVPTMFIAELALPSFKEFDLSTLRTGIMAGSPCPVEVMKRVQSEMHMPEVTICYGMTETSPVSTQTMTDDPLEKRTATVGRVHPHIEVKIVDAEGRILERNVPGELCTRGYSVMLGYWENPEATAGAIDSARYMHTGDIATMDDDGYVNISGRIKDMVIRGGENVYPREIEEFLYTHPAIKDVQVIGVPDERYGEELCAWVVLNDGARLTADDVREFCKGQIAHYKIPRYVMFVDGWPMTVSGKVQKYKMREESIAKLGLENAANIVTA